The window GAGAAAGCCGCGGCGGCCGGCGGTAGTGGAAGACGCCCTGATCCATCAGCGCATGGGCGGAATCGAGGATTTCCTCCACGGCGGCAATGCCATGTCGCTCCTCGCATTTGGCGATGTATTTCTTGGCGAAGTCCATGTAGCCGAGGATCGCGCCCGCATCCGTCCACTGGCGGAAGAGATAGTTGTTCTTGAAGAAATGGTTGTGGCCGAAGGCGGCGTGCGCCGTCACCAGCGCCTGCATCGGCATGGTGTTCTCTTCCATGAGGTAGGTGATGCAGGGGTTGGAGTTGATGACCAGCTCATAGGCCAGGCCCCGCATGCCCTTGCGGTAGAAATGGCTTTCGAAGGCGAAACGCTTGCCGAATGACCAATGCTGATACATCAGCGGCATGCCGATGGAGGAATAGGCATCCAGCATCTGCTCGGAGGAAATGACCTCGATCTGGTTGGGATAGACGTCCAGCCCCAGTTCGCCGACGGCGATCTCCTCGATGGCCTCGTAGGCGCGCGACAGCGTGGCGAAACTCCATTCGGAACCGGTGAACAGCAAAGTGCCATCGCGTGCCATGGTCGCTCCCCTCACCGGCCGGGCCAGGCGGCCTTGTGCCGGGCAAAGAGTTTTCGGAACACCGGGTAGATATCCGCCGGCCTTGCGATGCGGGTCATCTGGAAATTTGCAATCGCGCCATCGACGACGCGATAGGCCCGCCAGAGCGCCGTGCCGTTGTCCGTCGCGCCGAAGATCTCGCTTTCCCGCTCGTCGATGATTTCGACATAGGCGTAGTACTGGCAGAGCTTCATCAGTTCGTCGCGCAAAAGCTGCGCGCAGCGTTCGGAATCGCCCGTCGCATTGTCGCCGTCGGAGGCCTGCGCGGCGTAGATATTCCAGAGGTTCGAGGGATAGCGATCAAGGATGATGCGCTGCATTTCCTCCAGCGCGGTGGAGACGACCGTGCCGCCACTCTGCTTGCTGAAGAAGAAGGTCTCCTCGTCCACCTCCCGCGCCTCGTCAGTATGGCGGATGAAGATGATGTCGATGCGCTCGTAGCGCCGTTTCAGGAAGAGGTGCAGGAGCACGAAGAAGCGTTTCGCCAGATCCTTCTCCCGTTCGCCCATCGAGGCCGAGACATCCATCAGGCAGAACATCACCGCATTGGCATTGGGAAGCGGCTGGCGTTCGAAGCGGTTGAAGCGAACGTCGACGGGGTCGACATAGGCGATGCGCTTGCGCCGCTTCTGCAAAATCTCCAGTTCGGCGCGCAGCGCGGTAAGCCGCCGGCGCGCCGGCGCGGAAAGCTCAACGTCCGTCTCCAGCAAGGCGATCTCGTCGGCGAGGGCCTGGCACTCCCGCTCGCTCGGGCGGTGCAGCGCAATGCGACGCCCGAAACTGTTGCGCATCGTGCGCCCGACATTGATGTTGCTCGGCGTTCCCGATGTCGTGAAGCCGACACGATGGGCCTTGTAGGTCACGGTCTCCTTGAGATTGAGCTTCACCATGTCGGGAAGCTCGAGATCCTCGAAGAAGAGATCGAGTACCTCGTCGCGCGAAAGCACGAACAGGAAGTCGTCTTCGCCTTCGCCCTGCCCCGGGCCGCGGCCGCTGCCCCTTCCGCTGCCGCTGCCGCTGTCGGGCTTGCCGATCCGGTCGCCGGCCGAAAAATGCTCGTTGCCGGGCAACACATATTGTCGTTCGCCGCTGGCGGAGGCGTTGCGGAAGCTCGGTTCGTCCGCACCACGTTTCGGCACCGGCACGCCATGGGCGGCATCGACGTCGGCGATCCTGTCGGATTTGACCCGGTCATTGATCGAGCGCTTCAGCTCGTCATGCACGCGCTTGATGAAGCGCTGCCTGTTGCCGAGGCTGCGATCCTTGGGGTTCAGCCGGCGATCGATGAAGTTCGGCATGGGTCAATCCCCGCAACAGCTCCGCGACGGCCCCGCACCGACCTTGTCAGCCGGCCTTGTTGACGCGCATATACCAGTCGACCAGCCGCCGCACCTGCCGCACGGTATAGCCCCGCTCGGTCATGCGCGCGACGAAGTCGGCATGCTGCTTCTCCGTGGCGCTGTCCTTCTTCGAGCCGAAGCTGATGACGGGCAGCAGCTCCTCGGTGTTGGAGAACATCTTCTTCTCGATCACCGTGCGCAGCTTCTCGTAGCTGGTCCAGGTGGGGTTCTTGCCCTGGTTGTTGGCGCGCGCACGCAGCACGAAGTTGACGATCTCGTTGCGGAAGTCCTTGGGGTTGGAGATGCCCGCGGGCTTCTCGATCTTCTCCAGCTCGGCGTTCAGGGCCGAGCGGTCGAAGACCTCACCGGTGTCGGTGTCGCGGTACTCCTGATCCTGGATCCAGTAGTCGGCGTAGGTGACGTAGCGATCGAAGATGTTCTGGCCGTACTCGCTGTAGCTCTCCAGATAGGCCGTCTGGATTTCCTTGCCGATGAACTCGGCATAGCGCGGGGCGATTTCCGAGCGGATGAAATCGATATAGTTCGCCTCGACCTCCTTGGGGAACTGCTCGCGGCGGATGGCCTGTTCTAGGATATACATGAGGTGGACCGGATCGGCGGCCACTTCCTTCGTGTCGTAGTTGAACGTCTCCGACAGCACCTTGAAGGCAAAGCGCGTGCTGATGCCGTTCATGCCCTCATCGACGCCGCCCGCATCGCGGTATTCCTGCAGGGACTTCGCCTTGGGGTCGGTGTCCTTCAGGTTCTCGCCGTCGTAGACGCGCATCTTGGTATAGGTCGGCGAATTCTCATGCGGCGTCAGGCGCGTGGCGACCGTAAAGCGGCTCAGGTTTTCCAGAACTTCGGGCGCGCAGGGGCTGTCGGACAGCTCGCTCTCGCGGATCAGCTTCTCGTAGATCTTCACTTCCTCGCTGACGCGCAGGCAGTAGGGCACCTTGACGATGTAGATGCGGTCCAGGAAGGCTTCGTTGTTCTTGTTGTTGCGGAAGGCCTTCCACTCGCTCTCGTTGCTGTGGGCCAGCACCACGCCATCGAAGGGGATGGCGCCAAAGCCCTCGGTGCCCTTGAAGTTGCCTTCCTGCGTGGCGGTCAGCAGCGGATGCAGCACCTTGATAGGCGCCTTGAACATCTCGACGAACTCCAGCAGGCCCTGGTTGGCCAGGCACAGGCCGCCGGAGTAGCTGTAGGCATCGGGGTCGTCCTGGGCATAGGTCTCGAGCTTGCGGATGTCCACCTTGCCCACCAGGCTGGAGATGTCCTGGTTGTTCTCGTCGCCGGGCTCGGTCTTGGCCACACCCACCTGGCGCAGCACGCTGGGGTAGCGCTTGACCACCTTGAATTTCGAAATGTCGCCGCCGATCTCATCGAGCCGCTTGGTCGCCCAGGGCGATATGAGGCCGGTCAGACGCCGCTTGGCGATGCCGTATTTTTCCTCCAGCAGGTCGCCCATGCGCTCGCGACTGAAGAGGCCGAGGGGAGATTCGAAGACCGGACTGATCTTGCCATCGATGGCGAGCACATAGATCGGCTGCTCCTCCATCAGCTTCTTCAGCCGCTCGGCAAGCGAGGACTTGCCACCGCCGACCGGCCCGAGGAGATAGAGGATTTGCTTGCGCTCTTCGAGGCCCTGCGCCGCGTAGCGGAAATAACCGACAATCCGCTCGATCGTATCCTCCATGCCGAAGAAATCGGCGAAGGAGGGATAGAGCTTGATCGTACGGTTGGCGAAGACGCGCCCAAGGCGTTCGTCCGTGCTGGTATCGACCAGCTTCGCCCCACCGATCGCCGCGATCATGCGCTCGGGCGCCGTCGCATACATGCCCGCATTGTCGCGGCACCCGAGGAGGTACTCCTGCAGGCTCAGCGTCTCGCGCGCTTCACTAGCGTAGGCCTTTGAAAACAGGTCGAAAACGTCACTGCCGTCGGTTCGCATGGAACCCTCCCACAGTCACTGGACCGAACCGCTTCGGATGATTGCGGCATCTACATATTATACGAGAGAAACATGACTTTTGTTCCCCTCAAGATCGAAAAAGAAATCAAATTCGCGTGCGCACGCCATGGCGACAGGATTTGATCGCCTGCAGGATGCACCGTTCGCGTGGACTGTTGGGGTTGCCCCCTATTCCTGGTCGACCGGCTTGCCACTCTTCGGATCGATGTTGATCTCGACCTTCGCCTTGTCGCGCGTGCGATACTCGATCTCGTAGTAGCCGCGCTCATTCCACGACATATGGACAAGCCGCAGGAAGTCGGGGCGCCCCTCCACCGCCGCCAATATCTCGGATGGCTTCCTGCCATCCTCGGCGCGCGGTTTTGCGTCCTCAGCCATTGCCGGCGTCAGCGAGAGGGCGAGAACGCCAGCGACAATTGCGGTCCGCATTTCCATATCGGCCTCCATCACATTGATCGGGATACCAAACGGAGCATCCGGCGGCAGGTTCCAACAAGAACCTATTGCCCGTTCCGGAACAGACGTTTTTGATCGCCATTGTTGATCATGTTGAACTGGAGCACGTTACTCGCTTCGAGCTGGGCCGCCGGCACCGGCATTCCCACATAATATCCCTGAAGCTGGTTGATGCCATACTGCTGCATCAGCCGCTGATGTTCAATTGTTTCAACGCCTTCGACGAGAATCTTCACGCCGCGATTGCGCAGCAGGCCGATGATGTCGAGCAACATCCTCTTGCCTTTCTCCGTGCCGCAGTCATGGAGAAAGGATCGATCGATCTTGACGGTGTCGAACTCGATCAGGCGAAGCCACGAGAGCCCCGCGAACCCGGTTCCAAAATCGTCGAGCCAGACCTGAACGCCCAGGCTTCTCAGGTCGCTGATGCAACGAACGACATCCTGGTCGATTTCCATCTCGGCGCCCTCGGTGATTTCGAGAGCAAGCCGCCCGCCGGTCAGGGAGAATTCTTCCAATGTGGCTTCGACATAGTGGGCGAAACCCGACTTCTTGAGTTCGATGGGTGAAACGTTGACGCTGGCAACCGGCACCAGATCGGTTGCCAGCAGGCTCTGGCACACCGTGCGAATGGCCCACCGGCCGAGTTCGATGATAGAACCTGTCCTCTCCGCAACCGGGATAAACTTGGCTGGCGATACGGGCGTTCCGTCCAGCATCCTCAAACGCATCAAGGCTTCGACCGCGTCCATCTTGCCGGTCTGGACGTTCCGGATCGGCTGATAGACGAGGGAGACAAGGTCTTGTTGAAGCGCGATCTTCAAGGTCGCGGCTATGTCCTCGCTGTCATCGGCAAATTGCGCGCTTTCAGGATCGAAGACCAGGAGGGTGTTGCGGCCGGCGGCCTTCGCGGCATAAAGCGCGCGGTCTGCTTCATAGATGACCTTTTCGACCTGCTTGGTCGCATCCCTCGTATAGGACACGCCGACACTGACCGTGATGACGGTGGTGCCGTCCCGCCTGTGCTCGTGGGGCCAGGCCAATGCCCGGACGGCGGCACACATGGTACCTGCCACCTCGGTGGCCCGTTCCAAAGTCTGCAACGGCGTGATGACGATGAACTCCTCTCCCCCGTACCGACCAATGATCGAGCCGGAGGCAGAGGCGACGCGCCGCAGAAGGTGGGATACCGCGATCAGGCACCGGTCCCCTTCCAGATGGCCATAGCCGTCGTTGTAGTGCTTGAAATAGTCGACGTCGATGAGCAGCACGGCAAAGGGTATCCTGTGATCGTGCCAGCGCTGCCAGTGGTCCTGCAGAAGTTCATCGATTGCCCGTCTGTTCTTGAGGCCGGTCAACGGGTCGGTATTCGAGAGGTGCAGAAGGGCCTTGCCTCTCTCTTCCGCCGCAGCCTGCTGCAGGCTGGCTTCGAATGCGTTGAGGAAAACCTTGTAGCGCTCCCTGTTAAGCTGCAGGTTCACGTAGGACGTAAAGACAAAACACGAAATACAGAATGCGCCGAGGATCAATTTGTGAAGAAGCAGCATGGGCGCGAACAAAGCGAGAGCGCCGATGAAGATGAGCATGTTCGTTGCGGAAGCCGCAAGAGCGACCGGAAAGCGAAAACTGAAGAACAGATTGACGCTCATCATGAAGATCGCGCCAAAAACCATATAGTATGAAAACGCCTCCTTGATCGAGGTCATCTGGGCGGTGAGCAGCCACACGAGATAGGCTGCGAGAACGGACACCGCCGCCGCAATATCGACCGCATCGGCCTTTGCCTTGCGGTAGAGCAGGAGCTCCAGCATGCACAGCGCGCTCACGCCCACCGCGCCCCGGCCGGCCATCGTGTACTGGACCACATCGCCGATAAACAGATAGTCCGTGAACGAGTAGGCAAGGTAGGCAGCGACTGCGATCCAGAGGCCGCTGCGCGTGGCGCTCTTTCGGCTGTCCTCGCTGTTCTGCTTGTACAGATGACGCAACTGTTCTTGCGAAAGCGGGGGCCGCGTGGTGGCGGCTGCGGTTTCGGCTAACACGTGCATCATGCCCCTGCCACCCACCATTTTTCAGCAGTTGCCCAACGCAATCCGCTCGCTGCTGGATAGCTGCACACGGGCACCACATCAACCGACAGCGCCCGAGCAACCCAAAAAGCTGGAAGAGTATCGCTCGGCTTCACTAACAGTTTCTAAAATTGGGATCACAAGGCGACCCTGACGCCAGCCTTGACGCTTGACCTCGACGAAAATGCTGAAGATTTTACCTAATCTTTTGAGTCTTTTTTCACGAGTGAGATTTCCATGGCTGAACCCCTCTTTTCCCTCGATGGCCAAAGCCTGATCACACCCTACGCCGTCAACAACACGCTGCGCCCATCCCCGAGCCCGGGCAACGAGAGTGACCGCCTTCGAACGGCCGAGGCCGAGTTTGCGATCGTCATCAACATCGCAATGCAGCGCTTCGATACGGGAAACAACCGGCCGCAAACGGTCAGGTGGTTGATCGACCAGCTACATGACATAAGGACGAAATTCGGCGACGCCGTATGGCAGCAGCTCATCCCGCTCATTCAGGCCCATTCCTCGGCGAAGATTCTGCAGCAATGCCCGTTCACGCGCTGGTCCTATGAAAAACCGCGCGGTTATTCCGGCGATGCAACGCTCATCGACTTTATCTATGGCCATCCGGCTGTGGCGGACGACGTGGCCCGCTCCACCCGTCTCGGCCTGGAGATCTTCGAATGCACGATCAACGCGCCCGGCCCGGTGGCCGTAAGAGAACGTCGCGACATCCTGACCCGCCACGTCGATGAGACGGCCATTCGCGCAGGGTCGGACGCCGAGATATTGGCCATCGCCGCCGGCCACCTTCGCGAGGCGGAAACATCGGTCGCCCTGGCCGGAGGACGTCTCAAGCGCTGGGTTGCCCTTGACCAGGATCCCCAAAGTATCGCCTCGATCCTCAGGCAATTCGAGGGAACCGCTGTCGAGCCGATCGATGGCTCCGTCCGCGGCTTGCTTATGCGCAAGCATCGGCTCGGCACGTTCGATCTCATCTATGCGGCAGGCTTGTACGACTACCTGACGGACAGGGTGGCGATCCAGCTCACGCGGATCTGCCTGGAAATGCTGAAACCCGGTGGCGTCTTCCTCTTTGCGAACTTTTCCAACGAGATGGCCGACGACGGCTACATGGAATCCTATATGAACTGGGAGCTTATCCAGCGGTCCGAGGCCGACATGTGGCGGATTGCCAATGAAAGTGCGGCGGGAAACGCCTTCACCAAGACGATCTGGTTCGGCGCGAACCGCAACATCCTGTACAGCACCATAACGAAGCCGGCGTAAGCCTCGCCGGACCGGGCTGGCCGTTTGCTTGCCAGCCCATGCCACGGGCGGAGCGACACCATCTTTCCGCGCCGCCGGGCATTTAGGAAATCGAAGCAGTTTTCCGGCAGATTGGCTATGCAATGGCAGCGCCAGCCGCAGGCCGGTGCAGCGACGATCGGGGAGGCTCTGCACGAGCTGGTCCCTTCGGAAAGGCGGAAAGGTTATCCGTGTTCACGCAGCAGCAACTCACGTCGATC of the Roseateles sp. XES5 genome contains:
- a CDS encoding YeaH/YhbH family protein, translated to MPNFIDRRLNPKDRSLGNRQRFIKRVHDELKRSINDRVKSDRIADVDAAHGVPVPKRGADEPSFRNASASGERQYVLPGNEHFSAGDRIGKPDSGSGSGRGSGRGPGQGEGEDDFLFVLSRDEVLDLFFEDLELPDMVKLNLKETVTYKAHRVGFTTSGTPSNINVGRTMRNSFGRRIALHRPSERECQALADEIALLETDVELSAPARRRLTALRAELEILQKRRKRIAYVDPVDVRFNRFERQPLPNANAVMFCLMDVSASMGEREKDLAKRFFVLLHLFLKRRYERIDIIFIRHTDEAREVDEETFFFSKQSGGTVVSTALEEMQRIILDRYPSNLWNIYAAQASDGDNATGDSERCAQLLRDELMKLCQYYAYVEIIDERESEIFGATDNGTALWRAYRVVDGAIANFQMTRIARPADIYPVFRKLFARHKAAWPGR
- a CDS encoding PrkA family serine protein kinase, with translation MRTDGSDVFDLFSKAYASEARETLSLQEYLLGCRDNAGMYATAPERMIAAIGGAKLVDTSTDERLGRVFANRTIKLYPSFADFFGMEDTIERIVGYFRYAAQGLEERKQILYLLGPVGGGKSSLAERLKKLMEEQPIYVLAIDGKISPVFESPLGLFSRERMGDLLEEKYGIAKRRLTGLISPWATKRLDEIGGDISKFKVVKRYPSVLRQVGVAKTEPGDENNQDISSLVGKVDIRKLETYAQDDPDAYSYSGGLCLANQGLLEFVEMFKAPIKVLHPLLTATQEGNFKGTEGFGAIPFDGVVLAHSNESEWKAFRNNKNNEAFLDRIYIVKVPYCLRVSEEVKIYEKLIRESELSDSPCAPEVLENLSRFTVATRLTPHENSPTYTKMRVYDGENLKDTDPKAKSLQEYRDAGGVDEGMNGISTRFAFKVLSETFNYDTKEVAADPVHLMYILEQAIRREQFPKEVEANYIDFIRSEIAPRYAEFIGKEIQTAYLESYSEYGQNIFDRYVTYADYWIQDQEYRDTDTGEVFDRSALNAELEKIEKPAGISNPKDFRNEIVNFVLRARANNQGKNPTWTSYEKLRTVIEKKMFSNTEELLPVISFGSKKDSATEKQHADFVARMTERGYTVRQVRRLVDWYMRVNKAG
- a CDS encoding PepSY domain-containing protein encodes the protein MEMRTAIVAGVLALSLTPAMAEDAKPRAEDGRKPSEILAAVEGRPDFLRLVHMSWNERGYYEIEYRTRDKAKVEINIDPKSGKPVDQE
- a CDS encoding putative bifunctional diguanylate cyclase/phosphodiesterase → MMHVLAETAAATTRPPLSQEQLRHLYKQNSEDSRKSATRSGLWIAVAAYLAYSFTDYLFIGDVVQYTMAGRGAVGVSALCMLELLLYRKAKADAVDIAAAVSVLAAYLVWLLTAQMTSIKEAFSYYMVFGAIFMMSVNLFFSFRFPVALAASATNMLIFIGALALFAPMLLLHKLILGAFCISCFVFTSYVNLQLNRERYKVFLNAFEASLQQAAAEERGKALLHLSNTDPLTGLKNRRAIDELLQDHWQRWHDHRIPFAVLLIDVDYFKHYNDGYGHLEGDRCLIAVSHLLRRVASASGSIIGRYGGEEFIVITPLQTLERATEVAGTMCAAVRALAWPHEHRRDGTTVITVSVGVSYTRDATKQVEKVIYEADRALYAAKAAGRNTLLVFDPESAQFADDSEDIAATLKIALQQDLVSLVYQPIRNVQTGKMDAVEALMRLRMLDGTPVSPAKFIPVAERTGSIIELGRWAIRTVCQSLLATDLVPVASVNVSPIELKKSGFAHYVEATLEEFSLTGGRLALEITEGAEMEIDQDVVRCISDLRSLGVQVWLDDFGTGFAGLSWLRLIEFDTVKIDRSFLHDCGTEKGKRMLLDIIGLLRNRGVKILVEGVETIEHQRLMQQYGINQLQGYYVGMPVPAAQLEASNVLQFNMINNGDQKRLFRNGQ
- a CDS encoding class I SAM-dependent methyltransferase, translating into MAEPLFSLDGQSLITPYAVNNTLRPSPSPGNESDRLRTAEAEFAIVINIAMQRFDTGNNRPQTVRWLIDQLHDIRTKFGDAVWQQLIPLIQAHSSAKILQQCPFTRWSYEKPRGYSGDATLIDFIYGHPAVADDVARSTRLGLEIFECTINAPGPVAVRERRDILTRHVDETAIRAGSDAEILAIAAGHLREAETSVALAGGRLKRWVALDQDPQSIASILRQFEGTAVEPIDGSVRGLLMRKHRLGTFDLIYAAGLYDYLTDRVAIQLTRICLEMLKPGGVFLFANFSNEMADDGYMESYMNWELIQRSEADMWRIANESAAGNAFTKTIWFGANRNILYSTITKPA